In Laspinema palackyanum D2c, a genomic segment contains:
- a CDS encoding NAD(P)H-quinone oxidoreductase subunit O encodes MAVKKGSMVRAVRETLDNSLEASASDSRFPSYIFETKGEVVDMNGDYALIKFGQMPAPNVWLRIDQLEEFK; translated from the coding sequence ATGGCAGTTAAAAAAGGTAGTATGGTTCGCGCCGTTCGCGAAACGTTGGACAATAGTTTAGAAGCAAGCGCTAGTGATTCGCGCTTCCCCAGCTATATTTTTGAAACTAAAGGGGAAGTTGTAGACATGAATGGGGACTATGCCCTGATCAAGTTTGGTCAGATGCCTGCCCCGAATGTCTGGCTGCGAATCGACCAACTCGAAGAATTCAAGTAA
- the mdh gene encoding malate dehydrogenase has protein sequence MSSSPFFPPSCHQARVSIIGAGKVGSTLAQRVAEKNLADVVMLDVLEGMPQGLALDLMEARGVEGHDRQIVGTNDYDDTANSDIVVITAGRPRKPGMNRDDLIEINAKIVKTAAKEAIARSPEAILIVVTNPLDVMTYVAWETTQLPCRRVIGMAGVLDAARFKTFISMELGVSIQDIKAMVLGDHGQLMVPLPRYTTVDGIPLMELLDAQTIERIVERTRNGGTEIVELMKTGSAYFAPASSVSLMIEAILLDQSRIVPAAAYLQGEYGLRDLFIGVPCQLGRRGIAQVLELELDEGERAAFQASAESVAQHLKQAHEILSGSTLG, from the coding sequence ATGTCCTCCTCTCCCTTTTTTCCTCCCTCTTGTCATCAAGCTCGTGTTTCCATTATTGGTGCGGGTAAAGTTGGCAGTACCCTCGCCCAGCGAGTGGCCGAAAAAAATTTAGCCGATGTGGTGATGTTGGATGTCCTGGAAGGGATGCCCCAAGGGCTGGCCCTGGACTTGATGGAAGCCAGGGGGGTGGAGGGTCATGACCGGCAAATTGTGGGGACCAATGATTATGATGATACGGCGAACTCGGATATTGTGGTAATCACTGCCGGTCGTCCTCGCAAACCCGGGATGAATCGCGATGATTTGATTGAGATTAATGCCAAGATTGTTAAGACAGCAGCTAAGGAGGCGATCGCCCGATCGCCTGAAGCCATCTTAATTGTGGTCACCAACCCCCTCGATGTGATGACCTACGTTGCCTGGGAAACGACTCAACTCCCCTGCCGTCGGGTGATTGGTATGGCCGGAGTTCTGGATGCGGCGCGGTTTAAAACTTTTATTTCGATGGAACTAGGAGTGTCAATCCAGGATATCAAGGCAATGGTCCTGGGAGATCACGGACAATTAATGGTCCCCCTGCCCCGCTACACGACGGTTGATGGGATTCCCTTGATGGAACTGCTGGATGCTCAAACCATTGAGCGAATTGTGGAACGCACGCGCAATGGGGGCACGGAAATCGTAGAATTAATGAAGACCGGGAGTGCTTATTTTGCTCCAGCCTCTTCGGTGAGTCTGATGATTGAAGCGATTTTGCTTGACCAGTCGCGAATCGTTCCGGCTGCGGCTTATCTTCAGGGTGAATATGGGTTACGCGATTTGTTCATCGGGGTTCCTTGCCAGTTAGGACGTCGAGGGATTGCTCAGGTGTTAGAACTCGAACTGGATGAGGGAGAACGGGCGGCTTTCCAGGCTTCTGCTGAATCCGTTGCCCAGCATCTCAAGCAAGCTCACGAAATTTTATCAGGCAGTACCTTGGGTTAA